Proteins encoded in a region of the Sugiyamaella lignohabitans strain CBS 10342 chromosome B, complete sequence genome:
- the TOS3 gene encoding serine/threonine protein kinase TOS3, protein MHRTGRLPSKLSIETKLGDDDYAAPSNSGNSESSNSNSASVTSDNAITSNSGTTNKPSGPTVFVQSNSSSTHIILNEPSFLGRMSQSDYDSGRSGSSSASGSGTGSGTANDSDSENYPPLSGVPQERDIHRPSALAPLVRPALLRFHSSPASSTLSPTRHQFRLPNQMPREIKETLNASYREDETGSSINQYTVNEVIGNGSFGSVRLAIDKNTNTRYAIKEYSKQRLKKLNRTELMQLRRKGMRGRPPPRTATPQQPSSSSDSFDPSNPINLIRHEVAIMKKLDHLNIVNLVEVLDDPHGDLLYIILEYCEKGVIMPVNKEEHPSGHYSEEQCRLYFRDMILGVEYLHSQGIIHRDIKADNVLVSEDDVVKIVDFGVSEMFEKGNDVIKKTAGSPAYMAPELIYLNGVGEPSQVNRIIYGRAADIWSMGVLLYYMRFGFLPFQADTVTDLYYEILTTSPRFDDDDECDEFLKDLLLRLLEKDPLQRIKMDQIRDHPWVTCQGQDLLLSTEENTADCITPVTEEDLLSAFELIEGVMDLDQATAKLRKLHGWRGSLNGSISRESSKSPVSMLSEGSDSGTHSMFKLTRALNEILAKDRATGNCPVTYVSRSSGTSPLLDPYNMATSPTKVELTPSSAPFGNRESNDYFNHQQQPIPKIITTTSDSSIPTRKVESDDCQEQAPDTQPDYNNGDPVNTDFLPLTENLVVESSNESTKKENIETTTEQNSAQMQRRPSRSRTRQFLGLEMTSIRSRSLDTDDRL, encoded by the coding sequence ATGCATAGAACGGGAAGACTACCGAGTAAATTGTCAATAGAAACAAAACTcggtgatgatgattatGCTGCCCCTAGTAACTCCGGCAATTCTGAGAGCAGCAATTCAAATAGTGCATCTGTGACTAGTGACAATGCAATCACCAGCAATAGCGGCACCACGAACAAACCTAGCGGGCCGACCGTATTTGTTCAATCTAATAGTTCGTCAACTCATATTATATTGAACGAGCCATCGTTTTTGGGTCGTATGTCTCAATCAGATTATGATAGTGGAAGAAGCGGAAGTTCTAGCGCAAGTGGTAGTGGTACTGGGAGCGGTACTGCCAATGACAGTGATAGCGAAAATTATCCTCCATTAAGCGGAGTCCCTCAAGAGAGAGATATTCATAGACCATCCGCGTTGGCTCCTTTGGTACGACCTGCTCTTCTGAGATTTCACTCATCTCCTGCATCTTCTACATTAAGCCCTACAAGACACCAGTTCCGTCTTCCGAACCAAATGCCCAGAGAAATCAAGGAAACACTGAATGCCAGTTACAGAGAGGACGAGACGGGATCTTCTATCAATCAATACACCGTGAATGAAGTAATCGGAAATGGGTCTTTTGGATCCGTAAGACTAGCGATTGacaaaaacacaaacacCCGTTATGCGATCAAGGAATATTCTAAGCAAAGACTGAAAAAGTTGAATCGAACTGAACTTATGCAATTGAGGAGAAAGGGCATGAGAGGGAGGCCCCCTCCAAGAACCGCAACCCCACAacaaccttcttcttcgtccgATAGTTTTGACCCTTCCAACCCCATCAACCTGATTCGTCACGAGGTAGCCATCATGAAGAAACTCGATCATTTAAATATTGTCAATCTAGTGGAGGTTCTCGATGACCCACATGGGGATTTGCTCTACATCATACTGGAATACTGCGAGAAAGGTGTCATAATGCCAGTTAATAAGGAAGAGCATCCAAGTGGCCATTATTCTGAGGAACAATGCCGATTATACTTTAGAGATATGATCCTTGGGGTTGAGTATTTGCACTCACAGGGCATCATCCATCGAGATATTAAGGCTGACAATGTCCTTGTcagtgaagatgatgttgtgaaaattgttgattttggtgTTTCAGAAATGTTTGAGAAAGGGAATGACGTTATTAAAAAGACTGCCGGCAGTCCTGCTTATATGGCACCAGAACTTATCTATCTCAATGGAGTAGGGGAACCCTCACAAGTTAACAGAATCATATATGGGCGAGCTGCTGATATATGGTCTATGGGGGTTCTATTGTATTACATGCGGTTTGGATTTTTACCGTTTCAGGCCGATACGGTTACAGACCTATACTACGAAATTCTTACGACTAGCCCTAgatttgatgatgatgatgaatgCGATGAATTTTTGAAAGACTTATTGTTACGGCTTCTCGAAAAAGACCCTCTACAAAGAATAAAGATGGATCAGATTAGAGATCATCCTTGGGTTACATGCCAAGGACAAGATCTCTTGTTATCAACTGAGGAGAACACAGCTGACTGCATCACCCCAGTGACGGAAGAAGATTTGCTGAGTGCATTTGAACTAATTGAAGGTGTAATGGACCTCGACCAAGCAACTGCAAAGCTAAGAAAACTTCACGGATGGAGAGGGTCATTAAATGGATCAATTTCTAGAGAATCATCGAAATCGCCTGTGTCAATGTTATCGGAGGGCAGCGATTCTGGCACTCATTCAATGTTCAAGCTGACAAGAGCATTGAATGAAATTCTCGCAAAAGATCGGGCTACTGGAAACTGCCCCGTAACGTACGTTTCCCGTTCCAGTGGGACATCACCTCTTTTGGATCCCTATAATATGGCTACCTCACCAACGAAAGTTGAATTGACCCCTTCAAGTGCCCCTTTTGGAAATCGCGAGTCCAATGATTATTTCaaccatcagcaacagcctATACCTAAAATTATTACAACAACTTCTGATTCTAGCATACCAACCCGAAAAGTAGAAAGTGATGATTGTCAAGAACAGGCTCCTGATACCCAGCCAGACTATAATAACGGTGATCCAGTTAATACGGATTTCCTGCCGTTAACCGAAAACTTGGTTGTTGAGTCTAGTAACGAGTCTaccaagaaagagaacATCGAGACTACAACCGAGCAGAATAGTGCGCAAATGCAAAGGCGCCCTAGTAGGAGCAGAACAAGACAGTTCTTGGGACTGGAAATGACATCGATTCGGTCTCGCAGTCTTGACACTGATGATAGACTGTAA
- the MDH1 gene encoding malate dehydrogenase MDH1 (Mitochondrial malate dehydrogenase; catalyzes interconversion of malate and oxaloacetate; involved in the tricarboxylic acid (TCA) cycle; phosphorylated; GO_component: GO:0005759 - mitochondrial matrix [Evidence IEA]; GO_component: GO:0005759 - mitochondrial matrix [Evidence IDA] [PMID 9774331]; GO_component: GO:0005739 - mitochondrion [Evidence IEA]; GO_component: GO:0005739 - mitochondrion [Evidence IMP] [PMID 10777592]; GO_component: GO:0005739 - mitochondrion [Evidence IDA] [PMID 11502169]; GO_component: GO:0005739 - mitochondrion [Evidence IDA] [PMID 16823961]; GO_component: GO:0005739 - mitochondrion [Evidence IPI] [PMID 16962558]; GO_function: GO:0030060 - L-malate dehydrogenase activity [Evidence IEA,IEA]; GO_function: GO:0030060 - L-malate dehydrogenase activity [Evidence IMP] [PMID 10777592]; GO_function: GO:0030060 - L-malate dehydrogenase activity [Evidence IDA] [PMID 1898005]; GO_function: GO:0003824 - catalytic activity [Evidence IEA]; GO_function: GO:0003729 - mRNA binding [Evidence IDA] [PMID 21124907]; GO_function: GO:0016615 - malate dehydrogenase activity [Evidence IEA]; GO_function: GO:0016491 - oxidoreductase activity [Evidence IEA,IEA]; GO_function: GO:0016616 - oxidoreductase activity, acting on the CH-OH group of donors, NAD or NADP as acceptor [Evidence IEA]; GO_process: GO:0009060 - aerobic respiration [Evidence IMP] [PMID 3312168]; GO_process: GO:0005975 - carbohydrate metabolic process [Evidence IEA]; GO_process: GO:0044262 - cellular carbohydrate metabolic process [Evidence IEA]; GO_process: GO:0001300 - chronological cell aging [Evidence IMP] [PMID 18381895]; GO_process: GO:0006108 - malate metabolic process [Evidence IEA]; GO_process: GO:0055114 - oxidation-reduction process [Evidence IEA,IEA]; GO_process: GO:0001302 - replicative cell aging [Evidence IMP] [PMID 18381895]; GO_process: GO:0006099 - tricarboxylic acid cycle [Evidence IEA]; GO_process: GO:0006099 - tricarboxylic acid cycle [Evidence IMP] [PMID 3312168]): MVKAVVAGASGGIGQPLSLLLKLSPYVDELALYDVVNSPGVATDLSHISTAGPVKGFLPKDDGLKGALTGADIVVIPAGIPRKPGMTRDDLFKINAGIVRDIIEGVAKYAPKAFVLIISNPVNSTVPIAAEVLKKHNVFDPRKVLGVTTLDSVRAQTFTAEVNSDSSNKNPSKLNIPVVGGHSGDTIVPLLSKASPAVNVPAADVEKLIKRIQFGGDEVVQAKDGAGSATLSMAYAGFRFAEAVLRGAKGESNVVEPSFVYLDGKAIAGADKVKEAVGVDFFAVPIEFGPSGATKVVDVLSGISDSEKKLLSVAVEGLSGNISKGVDFIVNSASK, from the coding sequence atggtcaaagctgttgttgctggcgCTTCCGGTGGCATTGGACAACCTCTATCCCTTCTTCTTAAATTGTCTCCTTATGTTGACGAGTTAGCTCTTTACGATGTTGTGAACTCACCTGGTGTCGCTACTGATCTTTCTCACATCTCTACTGCTGGTCCTGTTAAGGGATTTCTTCCCAAGGATGATGGTCTCAAGGGTGCTTTAACTGGAGCTGACATTGTAGTCATTCCTGCCGGTATCCCTCGTAAGCCTGGTATGACCAGAGATGACCTTTTCAAAATTAACGCTGGCATTGTGCGTGACATCATTGAGGGTGTCGCCAAGTACGCTCCTAAGGCTTTTGTCCTTATTATCTCCAACCCTGTCAACTCGACCGTTCCCATTGCTGCCGAagtgttgaagaagcatAATGTTTTCGATCCCAGAAAGGTTTTGGGTGTCACTACTTTGGACTCTGTCCGTGCTCAAACCTTCACTGCTGAAGTTAATTCTGACAGTTCCAATAAGAACCCCAGCAAATTGAACATTCCTGTTGTTGGAGGTCACTCTGGTGACACCATTGTTCCTCTCCTCTCCAAGGCTAGTCCTGCTGTAAATGTTCCAGCTGCTGACGTTGAGAAGCTCATTAAACGTATTCAGTTTGGAGGTGACGAAGTTGTCCAAGCCAAGGATGGTGCCGGTTCTGCTACCCTGTCCATGGCCTATGCTGGTTTCAGATTTGCTGAGGCTGTTTTGAGAGGTGCTAAAGGCGAATCCAATGTTGTGGAACCCTCGTTTGTTTATCTTGATGGAAAGGctattgctggtgctgataagGTCAAGGAGGctgttggtgttgatttCTTTGCTGTTCCTATTGAATTCGGCCCTTCAGGAGCAACTAAGGTCGTTGACGTTCTTAGTGGAATCTCCGACTCTGAAAAGAAACTCCTTTCTGTTGCCGTTGAAGGTTTGTCGGGCAATATCAGCAAGGGAGTTGATTTCATTGTCAACAGTGCTTCAAAGTAA